In a single window of the Deinococcus aetherius genome:
- a CDS encoding VIT1/CCC1 transporter family protein, which yields MSSPAQPSAPAVATLTPTHGEHAFVLQKVQPALLGLMDGSVSTLAPIFATAGLTGKPIDAFFVGLAASIGAGISMGLAEALSDDGKVSGRGTPVARGVITGLATILGGMLHTFPFLLPDLRAALTLAYVVVIVELLAIAVIRWRYMRSPLGQTIFQVIVGGAVVFGVGVWLGRLGAGG from the coding sequence ATGTCCTCGCCTGCCCAGCCGTCCGCCCCCGCCGTCGCCACCCTGACGCCCACGCACGGCGAGCACGCCTTCGTCCTGCAAAAGGTCCAGCCCGCGCTGCTGGGACTGATGGACGGCAGCGTGAGCACGCTCGCGCCGATCTTCGCCACGGCGGGGCTGACGGGCAAACCCATCGACGCCTTTTTCGTCGGGCTGGCGGCGAGCATCGGGGCGGGCATCAGCATGGGGCTCGCCGAGGCGCTCTCGGACGACGGCAAGGTCAGCGGGCGCGGCACGCCGGTCGCGCGCGGGGTGATCACCGGGCTCGCCACCATCCTGGGCGGGATGCTCCACACCTTCCCCTTCCTGCTGCCCGACCTGCGCGCGGCGCTGACGCTGGCGTACGTGGTCGTGATCGTCGAACTCCTCGCCATCGCCGTCATCCGCTGGCGGTACATGCGCAGTCCCCTGGGGCAGACCATCTTCCAGGTCATCGTGGGCGGCGCGGTCGTCTTCGGGGTGGGCGTGTGGCTGGGGAGGCTCGGGGCAGGCGGGTAA
- a CDS encoding aminoglycoside phosphotransferase family protein, which produces MTQSIRATLRAVVVHPDGRRVAAVGGALPVTVVAENTFVGRGLTGAFPALSPWLAPLRRLYFAWLGEEADGTLVREAVWHLDAPGGLTGVTWALPEELPGTERRWAEAALSPAPPTRPPFARVGWAAGALAWLDEELGEQDLNRAGPPEPVKHWGISALWRVPLEGGGDPVYLKAVPAFFAREVTATCVLSAEIPGAAPLVLAADEGRGLLLLNHAGDVPGEEVSGAGLAAHLARVQRASVRLVPGFRSRGLPDHGPAWVAALLPELLRGDVLLLGEEGGLTPAEAARLWVLEGRLQEACVRLLASPLPEVIGHGDLHRGNTVRNGEGRWTLIDWSDVSVTHPFLDADPLYLAPEGASPETLEAVETAYLAEWADLLPPAEGRALMREARLVGEVYRALGYTHGIQPYIEDKGESRTAHLEHLRRVLGRAEANLAPPSREHAAPSPLP; this is translated from the coding sequence ATGACGCAGAGCATTCGGGCCACCCTCCGCGCGGTGGTCGTCCACCCGGACGGGCGGCGGGTCGCGGCGGTGGGCGGCGCCCTGCCCGTGACCGTGGTCGCGGAGAATACCTTCGTGGGGCGCGGCCTGACGGGCGCCTTTCCCGCGCTCTCCCCCTGGCTGGCCCCGCTGCGGCGGCTGTATTTCGCCTGGCTGGGGGAGGAGGCGGACGGCACCCTCGTGCGCGAGGCCGTGTGGCACCTCGACGCTCCTGGCGGGCTGACGGGCGTGACCTGGGCCCTGCCGGAGGAGTTGCCCGGGACCGAGCGGAGGTGGGCCGAGGCCGCCCTCTCCCCCGCCCCACCCACGCGGCCCCCCTTCGCGCGGGTCGGCTGGGCGGCGGGGGCGCTGGCGTGGCTCGACGAGGAATTGGGGGAGCAGGACCTGAACCGCGCCGGGCCGCCTGAGCCCGTCAAACACTGGGGCATCAGCGCCCTGTGGCGGGTGCCGCTGGAGGGGGGCGGGGACCCCGTGTACCTCAAGGCCGTCCCCGCCTTCTTCGCGCGGGAGGTGACGGCGACCTGCGTGCTCTCCGCCGAGATTCCGGGGGCCGCCCCACTCGTCCTCGCCGCCGACGAGGGCCGGGGCCTGCTGCTGCTGAACCACGCGGGAGACGTGCCCGGTGAGGAGGTGAGCGGTGCGGGCCTCGCCGCCCACCTCGCGCGGGTGCAGCGGGCGAGCGTGAGGCTGGTCCCCGGGTTCCGATCACGCGGGCTGCCCGACCACGGCCCGGCGTGGGTGGCCGCGCTCCTGCCCGAACTCCTGCGGGGGGACGTGCTTCTCCTCGGGGAGGAAGGCGGCCTGACCCCCGCCGAGGCCGCGCGGCTGTGGGTGCTAGAGGGCCGCTTGCAGGAGGCCTGCGTGCGCCTGCTCGCCTCGCCGCTGCCGGAGGTGATCGGGCACGGGGACCTGCACCGGGGCAACACCGTGCGGAACGGGGAGGGGCGCTGGACCCTGATCGACTGGTCGGACGTGAGCGTGACCCACCCCTTCCTCGACGCGGACCCCCTCTACCTCGCGCCCGAGGGCGCCTCTCCCGAGACGCTGGAGGCGGTGGAAACCGCGTATCTGGCGGAATGGGCCGACCTCCTGCCCCCAGCCGAGGGGCGGGCGCTGATGCGGGAAGCCCGGCTGGTCGGCGAGGTGTACCGCGCGCTGGGGTACACGCACGGCATCCAGCCCTACATCGAGGACAAAGGCGAGTCGAGGACGGCGCACCTCGAACACCTGCGCCGGGTGCTCGGACGGGCGGAGGCGAATCTTGCGCCGCCTTCCCGCGAGCACGCAGCGCCGTCCCCCTTGCCCTGA
- a CDS encoding helix-turn-helix domain-containing protein, with the protein MAKKWSDLRAKMTPEQQARAAAKAEGMLVQLQLAELRQARSKTQVEVAQAMDTQQAAVSKLERREDMYLSTLREYIEALGGELKLVASFPDADIPIGSVPPR; encoded by the coding sequence ATGGCGAAGAAGTGGAGTGACCTGCGGGCAAAGATGACGCCGGAACAGCAAGCCCGCGCCGCCGCAAAGGCGGAGGGGATGCTGGTGCAGTTGCAACTGGCCGAGCTGCGTCAGGCCCGGTCGAAAACGCAGGTGGAGGTGGCGCAGGCGATGGATACCCAGCAGGCGGCGGTGTCGAAATTGGAACGGCGGGAGGACATGTACCTGAGCACCCTGCGGGAGTACATCGAGGCCCTGGGGGGAGAGTTGAAGCTGGTGGCCTCGTTCCCGGACGCGGACATTCCCATCGGGTCGGTGCCGCCCCGCTGA
- a CDS encoding type II toxin-antitoxin system RelE/ParE family toxin has protein sequence MTWEVEYTDELGAWWETLIEAEQESIDAAVRLLEARGPHLGFPHTSGIHGSRHAHMRELRIQHQGRPYRILYAFDPRRSAILLIGGDKTGNDRWYEVFVPLADSLYDVHLDTLNKEGQHGEEVE, from the coding sequence TTGACGTGGGAAGTCGAGTACACCGATGAACTCGGGGCCTGGTGGGAAACCTTGATTGAGGCCGAGCAGGAATCCATCGACGCCGCCGTCCGTCTCCTCGAAGCGCGTGGCCCCCACCTCGGCTTTCCTCATACTTCCGGCATTCACGGCTCTCGACACGCCCATATGCGTGAACTTCGTATCCAACACCAGGGCCGTCCCTACCGCATCCTGTACGCCTTCGACCCCCGCCGCAGCGCCATCCTGCTCATCGGGGGCGACAAGACCGGGAATGACCGCTGGTACGAGGTGTTCGTTCCCCTGGCCGATAGCCTGTACGACGTGCATCTCGACACCCTGAACAAGGAGGGCCAGCATGGCGAAGAAGTGGAGTGA
- a CDS encoding tyrosine-type recombinase/integrase, which produces MDSCSASIKVSHQAPSSSVYSTSHVKVGIPSTAYASKGIVTPFLHRRHTHASLLAFRGVAPKVIEDRLGHTNVGFTMQVYTHLYDEQRREAAPCLAELIQRDKAS; this is translated from the coding sequence ATGGATTCCTGCTCGGCCTCAATCAAGGTTTCCCACCAGGCCCCGAGTTCATCGGTGTACTCGACTTCCCACGTCAAGGTCGGTATTCCTTCAACGGCATATGCCTCCAAGGGAATAGTAACACCGTTTCTCCACCGACGCCATACCCACGCGAGCCTCTTGGCTTTTCGGGGAGTGGCCCCGAAGGTCATCGAGGACCGGCTGGGGCATACGAACGTGGGGTTCACCATGCAGGTGTACACGCACCTGTACGACGAGCAGCGCCGGGAGGCTGCGCCCTGCCTCGCAGAACTGATCCAGCGCGACAAGGCAAGCTGA
- a CDS encoding DUF1851 domain-containing protein, protein MLEFLKMLNQSSAKQLNKSPASTDELVDLIGGNSLYDGAYFILNRLMSSKCTELCLLLAPNFKGYITAIGHDWLGNIYAADTSRMMDGHPLILYFDVNSQEVLNTQQNLIEFHGNTLTSQGEGVLRLGEYDKWTESGLPLKDASRCIGYTIPLALGGSTELDNMEEVDIEVYWELTGQIGAP, encoded by the coding sequence ATGTTAGAGTTCCTTAAAATGCTGAATCAAAGCAGTGCAAAGCAGTTAAATAAGTCTCCGGCGTCGACAGATGAGCTTGTTGATTTAATTGGTGGAAACTCATTATACGACGGTGCCTACTTCATTCTTAATAGATTGATGTCAAGCAAGTGTACTGAACTCTGTCTACTTCTAGCTCCAAATTTTAAGGGATATATTACTGCTATAGGACATGACTGGCTTGGAAATATTTATGCAGCCGACACATCAAGAATGATGGATGGGCATCCTTTGATTCTATACTTCGATGTCAACTCACAGGAGGTTTTGAACACGCAACAGAACTTGATTGAATTTCATGGGAATACTCTTACGAGCCAAGGGGAAGGCGTTCTTAGACTGGGCGAGTATGATAAGTGGACGGAGAGCGGTCTGCCTCTCAAAGACGCGTCTAGGTGTATTGGCTACACCATACCACTTGCTCTAGGAGGTTCGACCGAGCTAGACAATATGGAAGAAGTCGATATAGAGGTGTATTGGGAATTGACGGGTCAAATTGGAGCCCCCTAA
- a CDS encoding IS982 family transposase, with protein MCRPDLSLLPIPDALRRLTVWLTPQMPSKLVHPHEKISDAELVAVALLQRIHKAPYFRGWWRMLKLNHCPHYPSEVQARTRLERLTPVIEGASVEVQALDFVAVDSEPLPVCTFKRAPRCKFKGARHGFSTSGPVYGFKLHAWTTLNGKIAQYVLRPANEHDFTVGCVMNRDWPTFGGPKQIGDKGYQSGTYLTPPKSNAKRPDPRWKDEYAAARKIIESAFSVLVGSGLRWGQVKTMASLRLKVALLVLAHNLKFFDLPA; from the coding sequence ATGTGCCGTCCCGACCTCAGTCTACTCCCCATTCCCGACGCCCTGCGACGCCTGACGGTCTGGCTGACCCCCCAGATGCCATCCAAGCTGGTCCACCCCCACGAGAAGATCAGTGACGCCGAATTGGTGGCGGTGGCCCTATTGCAGCGGATTCACAAAGCACCCTACTTCAGGGGCTGGTGGAGGATGCTCAAACTCAACCACTGTCCCCATTACCCTTCGGAGGTCCAGGCCCGTACCCGGCTGGAACGCTTGACCCCTGTGATCGAGGGCGCGAGTGTCGAAGTCCAGGCACTGGACTTCGTGGCCGTGGACTCCGAACCCCTCCCAGTCTGCACCTTCAAGCGCGCTCCCCGTTGCAAGTTCAAGGGGGCACGACACGGCTTCAGTACCTCCGGCCCGGTGTATGGGTTCAAGCTGCATGCCTGGACGACCCTGAATGGCAAAATCGCCCAGTACGTGCTCCGGCCCGCCAACGAGCATGACTTCACCGTCGGGTGCGTGATGAACCGCGACTGGCCCACCTTCGGTGGGCCGAAGCAGATTGGGGACAAAGGCTATCAGTCCGGCACGTACCTGACGCCACCCAAAAGCAATGCCAAGCGTCCTGACCCTCGTTGGAAAGACGAATATGCGGCTGCCCGCAAGATCATCGAGTCGGCGTTCTCGGTGCTGGTGGGTTCCGGCTTGCGGTGGGGGCAGGTCAAGACGATGGCGAGCTTGCGGCTCAAGGTCGCCCTCCTCGTCCTCGCCCACAACCTCAAGTTCTTTGACCTCCCCGCCTAA
- a CDS encoding aminotransferase class V-fold PLP-dependent enzyme, producing MTDTAPARVPPETDPDAHLPLNRHRLIAPGPVEVEPRVLLELARPQMHHRAPEGVEKLQEARAKLTRLLGAPYDAVITTSSGTGAFEGALVSLTPVGARVVNAQAGKFSERWGEMARRLGYDTTVVARPWGDVLDPGEVADAARGAHTLLITHSETSTGALHDLEAVTKAAKAQNPDLIVIADCVTSYGVAELRPAEWGVDAVVSGSQKGTATPPGLGFVLFSPEVQERMIRDTPRGFYLDLTRELKGQKAGNTPQTPAINLIYALSLALDRLLAVPLDVLWAEKRRQADALIAAGTALGAPAWTPRTTPAVAVLRPPQGLTGRQVSARLAEMGQRALPGQAPHEDAVFRISTLGYADRYDALGIAGMLEDCFASLGVRFERGVAVQAAWRALG from the coding sequence ATGACGGACACCGCTCCCGCCCGCGTCCCCCCCGAGACGGACCCCGACGCGCACCTGCCCCTCAACCGTCACCGTCTGATCGCCCCCGGCCCGGTCGAGGTCGAGCCGCGCGTCCTCCTCGAACTCGCCCGGCCGCAGATGCACCACCGCGCGCCCGAGGGGGTCGAGAAGTTGCAGGAGGCCCGGGCCAAACTCACCCGCCTCCTCGGCGCCCCCTACGACGCCGTGATCACCACGAGCAGCGGCACCGGGGCCTTCGAGGGGGCTCTGGTCAGCCTCACCCCCGTGGGCGCGCGGGTCGTGAACGCCCAGGCGGGCAAGTTCTCGGAACGCTGGGGCGAGATGGCGAGGCGGCTCGGGTACGACACGACCGTCGTAGCCCGGCCCTGGGGAGACGTGCTCGACCCCGGGGAGGTCGCCGACGCGGCCAGGGGCGCCCACACCCTCCTGATCACCCACTCCGAGACGAGCACGGGCGCCCTGCACGACCTGGAGGCGGTGACAAAGGCGGCCAAGGCGCAGAACCCTGACCTCATCGTCATCGCCGACTGCGTGACGAGCTACGGGGTCGCGGAACTCCGCCCCGCCGAGTGGGGGGTGGACGCCGTCGTGAGCGGCAGCCAGAAGGGCACCGCCACGCCCCCCGGCCTGGGCTTCGTCCTCTTCAGCCCCGAGGTGCAGGAGCGGATGATCCGGGACACGCCCCGGGGCTTCTACCTCGACCTCACCCGCGAGCTGAAGGGGCAGAAGGCCGGGAACACGCCGCAGACCCCCGCGATCAACCTGATCTACGCCCTGTCGCTGGCCCTCGACCGCCTCCTCGCCGTGCCGCTCGATGTGTTGTGGGCCGAGAAGCGGAGGCAGGCGGACGCGCTGATCGCGGCGGGAACGGCCCTCGGCGCCCCCGCCTGGACTCCCCGCACCACGCCCGCCGTCGCCGTGCTGCGGCCCCCCCAGGGCCTCACCGGGCGGCAGGTCAGCGCCCGCCTCGCCGAGATGGGCCAGCGCGCCCTGCCGGGCCAGGCTCCGCACGAGGACGCGGTGTTCCGCATCTCCACCCTCGGTTATGCCGACCGTTACGACGCGCTGGGCATCGCGGGGATGCTGGAGGACTGCTTCGCCAGCCTGGGGGTGCGTTTCGAGCGGGGAGTGGCGGTGCAGGCGGCGTGGCGGGCGTTGGGGTAG
- a CDS encoding FAD-dependent oxidoreductase has translation MRIVVVGGVAAGMSAASRARRQSPDVQVTVFERGDWVSYGACGLPYVIGGEVEDFGRLVARTPGQLRDRDIDVRLRQEVTGVDATARTVTVRDRETGRTLTEPYDRLLLATGVSPVRPPWAVTSLAGVHVLRDLPDGQAIEASLEGAKQACIVGAGYIGLEMAEALSTRGLEVTLLEKGPEVAGRMLDVGLQRRVRAEVERQGVDVRCGVTVEGLTGKEGRVTGVDTDGGHVPADLVVVAVGVRPNTDLTRAAGVRLGETGAVAANDRQETSVEGVYAAGDNTESRHRVTGRAVHIPLGLTANRMGRVAGVNMAGGEARFPGIVGTAIFKTFGLGVARTGLTQAEAEHAGLDALSVDVDSTDHAGYYRGAAPIHVRLTAERGSGRLLGAQLLGHTGSVKRVDVVAALLHRGGSVGDLFELDLAYAPPFSSVWDVLLVAADRAGQELCRE, from the coding sequence ATGCGAATCGTGGTGGTGGGCGGGGTGGCGGCGGGCATGAGCGCGGCGAGCCGGGCGCGGCGGCAGAGCCCCGACGTGCAGGTCACGGTCTTCGAGCGGGGGGACTGGGTGAGCTACGGCGCCTGCGGCCTGCCCTACGTGATCGGCGGCGAGGTGGAGGATTTCGGGCGGCTGGTGGCCCGCACCCCGGGGCAGCTCCGCGACCGGGACATCGACGTGCGGTTGCGCCAGGAGGTCACGGGCGTGGACGCGACGGCGCGCACGGTGACGGTCCGGGACCGGGAGACGGGCCGCACCCTCACCGAGCCCTACGACCGCCTCCTGCTCGCCACGGGGGTGAGCCCCGTCCGGCCTCCCTGGGCCGTCACCAGCCTCGCGGGCGTCCACGTCCTGCGCGACCTTCCCGACGGGCAGGCCATCGAGGCGAGCCTTGAGGGAGCCAAGCAAGCCTGCATCGTCGGCGCGGGGTACATCGGGCTGGAGATGGCGGAGGCGCTGAGCACGCGAGGCCTGGAGGTGACCCTCCTCGAAAAGGGGCCGGAGGTCGCGGGCCGGATGCTGGACGTGGGCCTCCAACGCCGGGTGCGCGCCGAGGTCGAGCGGCAGGGGGTGGACGTGCGCTGCGGCGTCACCGTGGAGGGCCTGACGGGGAAGGAGGGTCGGGTGACGGGAGTGGACACGGACGGGGGCCACGTGCCCGCCGACCTCGTGGTCGTGGCGGTGGGCGTGCGGCCGAACACCGACCTCACGCGGGCGGCGGGCGTGCGCCTGGGCGAGACGGGCGCCGTCGCCGCCAACGACCGGCAGGAGACGAGCGTGGAGGGCGTGTACGCGGCGGGCGACAACACCGAGAGTCGGCACCGGGTCACGGGCCGCGCCGTCCACATCCCCCTGGGGCTGACCGCCAACCGCATGGGCCGGGTGGCGGGCGTGAACATGGCGGGCGGGGAGGCGCGTTTTCCCGGCATCGTCGGCACGGCCATCTTCAAGACCTTCGGCCTGGGGGTGGCGCGTACCGGCCTCACCCAGGCGGAGGCGGAGCACGCCGGGCTGGACGCCCTCAGCGTGGACGTGGACAGCACCGACCACGCGGGCTACTACCGGGGCGCCGCGCCCATCCACGTCCGCCTCACCGCAGAGCGCGGGTCGGGCCGCCTGCTGGGGGCGCAGCTTCTCGGGCACACGGGGAGCGTCAAGCGGGTGGACGTGGTGGCCGCCCTGCTCCACCGGGGAGGAAGTGTGGGGGACCTCTTCGAGCTGGACCTCGCCTATGCTCCGCCCTTTTCGAGCGTGTGGGACGTGCTGCTGGTCGCGGCGGACAGGGCGGGTCAGGAGCTGTGCCGGGAGTGA
- a CDS encoding SDR family NAD(P)-dependent oxidoreductase, with product MTTQGGTLVIGATGGIGSAVARSFAASSPLTLAGRNAEKLQALAAELEAGAHPLDVGFESHLRALFEGLGELETVIYAAGAALPHLLAEADAARVRSVWNANYFGVLWTLKYGLPRLAPGGRLYVIGARPELVTARGFSQYAASKAAVARALEVARLETRGKTLTLVLPPAVDTPLWTQVGRPPRGALAPGAVAAALLADRAGPGGDELRVG from the coding sequence GCATCGGGTCGGCGGTCGCGCGGAGCTTCGCGGCTTCGTCCCCCCTCACGCTGGCAGGACGGAACGCGGAAAAACTCCAGGCCCTCGCCGCCGAGCTGGAAGCGGGCGCGCACCCGCTCGACGTGGGGTTCGAGAGCCACCTCCGCGCCCTGTTCGAGGGACTGGGGGAGTTGGAAACCGTCATCTACGCGGCGGGCGCCGCCCTGCCCCACCTCCTCGCCGAGGCGGACGCGGCGCGGGTGCGCTCGGTGTGGAACGCGAACTACTTCGGGGTCCTGTGGACGCTCAAGTACGGCCTGCCGCGTCTGGCACCGGGCGGGCGGCTGTACGTGATCGGCGCCCGGCCCGAACTCGTCACCGCTCGCGGTTTCTCCCAGTACGCCGCGAGCAAGGCCGCCGTCGCCCGCGCGCTGGAAGTCGCCCGGCTGGAAACGCGCGGCAAGACGTTGACCCTCGTGCTGCCGCCCGCCGTGGACACGCCCCTCTGGACGCAGGTGGGCCGCCCTCCTCGCGGTGCCCTCGCCCCGGGAGCCGTCGCCGCCGCGCTGCTCGCCGACCGGGCAGGGCCGGGCGGGGACGAGTTGCGGGTGGGGTAA